In Corynebacterium matruchotii, a single genomic region encodes these proteins:
- the cmrA gene encoding mycolate reductase (Catalyzes the final step in mycolic acid biosynthesis.): MTLPAPSIDARALVTGASQGIGMAIARDLAKLGHNLILVARRADILAQLADELERKHSIIAEVYPCDLADPDQLHKLIDDIRDRNINIIINSAGIASFGPFINQDWNYETTQFALNATAVFELTHAVLPGMIRRKTGAICNVGSAAGNIPIPNNATYVLTKAGVNAFTEALHYELKNTGVSCTLLAPGPVRDAIIPENEKSIVDKVVPDVLWTTYESCAKETLEAMAKNRRRVVPGPLSKAMNVVSSVAPTRVLSPVMGWFYKKMS, from the coding sequence ATGACACTACCGGCCCCCTCCATAGACGCCCGCGCACTCGTCACCGGCGCCAGCCAAGGCATCGGCATGGCAATTGCCCGCGACCTCGCCAAACTCGGTCACAACCTCATCCTTGTCGCCCGCCGCGCCGACATTCTCGCCCAGCTTGCCGACGAGCTAGAGCGCAAACACTCCATTATCGCCGAGGTCTACCCCTGCGACCTTGCGGATCCCGATCAGCTCCACAAGCTTATCGACGACATCCGCGACCGAAACATCAATATCATCATTAACTCCGCCGGTATTGCCAGCTTCGGCCCCTTCATCAACCAAGACTGGAACTACGAAACCACCCAATTCGCCCTCAACGCCACCGCAGTGTTCGAACTCACCCACGCCGTCCTCCCCGGCATGATCCGCCGAAAAACCGGCGCCATCTGCAATGTTGGCTCCGCTGCCGGCAACATCCCCATCCCCAACAACGCCACCTATGTGCTCACCAAGGCCGGCGTCAATGCATTCACCGAAGCCCTCCACTACGAACTCAAAAACACCGGCGTCAGTTGCACCCTTCTCGCCCCCGGCCCCGTCCGCGACGCCATCATTCCCGAGAACGAGAAATCCATTGTGGATAAGGTCGTCCCCGATGTGTTGTGGACCACCTACGAGTCCTGCGCGAAAGAAACCCTCGAAGCCATGGCCAAAAACCGCCGCCGCGTCGTCCCAGGACCCCTCTCCAAAGCCATGAATGTTGTCTCATCGGTCGCCCCCACCCGCGTCCTCTCGCCGGTCATGGGCTGGTTCTACAAAAAAATGAGCTAG
- a CDS encoding threonine/serine ThrE exporter family protein, translating to MAEESDTHHLLQLVEAEHQMGEDADAVLRLGAMIMAAGTGGYRVIRAMKRAARALGFDRVEAVISVNNITCSFHKGELFRTIVVNRDNPAVDASRIEALENLSHHMGSSYTAEELHRELDQIEQRVGKRWPVWVQALAAGLACSGFAVLNHYPFLEAVVVALAAAVGQIVRHSCARRHLNQLGTTAMAAVVASLMYLFMAKGLAMVGIIDSPTFTTGYVASVLFLIPGFPLFSSLLDLSRFDLFSGLSRLCYATTVICTATMAATAVSLITGLQPLPPDPATPNLLWYLEATGATIVGIAGFAILFNSSRRMAITATTIGTVANMVRLVCAEAGLQPQFAAFIGALVVGLLGALLTKRISIPRITITVPASVVMIPGTAIYRTVYYLNSGDIDSGVGTAASASLSIIAIGAGLVVARMLTDPDWTFGRHIDLHKNVDDR from the coding sequence ATGGCTGAAGAATCAGACACTCATCACCTTTTGCAATTAGTCGAAGCCGAGCACCAAATGGGGGAGGATGCGGATGCCGTGCTTCGGCTCGGTGCCATGATTATGGCCGCAGGCACCGGCGGCTATCGCGTTATCCGAGCGATGAAACGGGCCGCACGTGCCTTAGGCTTTGACCGGGTTGAAGCCGTGATCTCGGTCAATAATATAACCTGTTCCTTCCATAAGGGGGAGCTTTTCCGCACCATTGTGGTCAACCGGGATAATCCTGCCGTGGATGCTTCCCGCATTGAGGCGCTGGAAAACTTGAGCCATCACATGGGGAGCAGCTACACCGCGGAGGAGCTGCACCGGGAGCTTGACCAGATCGAACAAAGAGTCGGAAAGCGGTGGCCTGTGTGGGTGCAGGCCCTGGCCGCAGGCCTGGCCTGTAGCGGGTTTGCGGTGCTCAACCACTATCCGTTCCTGGAGGCAGTGGTGGTGGCCCTGGCTGCCGCGGTGGGGCAGATTGTTCGGCATTCATGCGCCCGCCGCCATCTGAATCAATTGGGTACAACCGCCATGGCTGCCGTGGTCGCCAGCCTCATGTATTTGTTTATGGCGAAGGGACTCGCCATGGTGGGGATTATTGATTCACCCACGTTCACCACCGGATATGTGGCGTCCGTCCTGTTCCTTATCCCCGGGTTTCCGCTATTCTCGTCGCTGTTGGATCTGAGCCGTTTCGACCTGTTTTCCGGCCTGTCCCGATTGTGCTACGCCACGACGGTGATCTGCACCGCAACCATGGCGGCGACCGCGGTGTCGCTGATTACGGGGTTGCAGCCCCTGCCGCCGGATCCGGCGACACCGAATCTTTTGTGGTACCTGGAGGCCACCGGGGCGACAATTGTTGGTATTGCCGGGTTCGCTATTTTGTTCAATTCTTCCCGCCGCATGGCGATTACCGCCACCACGATCGGCACGGTCGCTAACATGGTGCGTCTCGTGTGCGCCGAGGCCGGGTTACAGCCCCAGTTTGCGGCGTTTATCGGGGCTCTGGTGGTGGGCCTGCTTGGTGCGCTTTTGACCAAGCGCATCAGCATTCCCCGCATCACGATTACGGTGCCGGCGTCGGTGGTGATGATCCCCGGCACTGCGATTTACCGCACCGTGTACTACCTCAACAGCGGCGACATTGACAGTGGCGTGGGCACCGCGGCGTCGGCAAGCTTAAGCATTATCGCTATCGGCGCCGGTCTGGTGGTGGCGCGCATGCTGACCGACCCCGACTGGACGTTTGGCCGCCACATTGACCTGCACAAAAACGTCGACGACCGCTAG
- a CDS encoding ABC transporter permease encodes MSDCKQWYVALRIARQSMPALANPRTAVVTLVAAPLLEVVLLLVIALRLRVPETIIVTDASLVVTTITTMTGGITTAVVRDRAQGILAHIMATAPLHLRYWVSKFVPLAGIVTATNLIVTTMVLVADPHHDLQLYALTLAGISTAAVTSVGVGMVCAAGTIVLHDPFRLANIVTAVVPLSAGVLLPHATYPAGIREVCEVLPGTWLVAALRENAPALMLVECGVSALWLVLGLALLMVAGQLRYRSGRTDLL; translated from the coding sequence ATGTCCGATTGCAAGCAATGGTATGTGGCGTTACGGATCGCCCGCCAATCCATGCCGGCGCTGGCGAATCCACGTACCGCAGTGGTCACGCTGGTGGCAGCACCCCTGCTGGAGGTCGTATTACTGCTGGTTATCGCGCTCCGGCTGCGGGTTCCAGAAACCATCATTGTGACGGATGCCAGCCTGGTCGTAACCACAATTACCACCATGACTGGTGGTATTACCACCGCGGTGGTCCGGGATCGAGCCCAGGGGATTCTCGCCCACATCATGGCCACCGCTCCCCTGCACCTGCGCTATTGGGTGTCGAAATTCGTGCCCCTGGCTGGGATCGTGACGGCAACAAACCTGATCGTGACCACCATGGTGCTCGTCGCCGATCCACACCATGACCTGCAACTCTATGCGTTGACGCTCGCCGGTATCAGCACTGCCGCAGTCACCAGCGTGGGGGTTGGTATGGTGTGTGCGGCCGGCACGATCGTGTTGCACGACCCGTTTCGGCTGGCCAATATCGTCACCGCGGTGGTGCCGCTATCGGCAGGCGTACTGCTGCCCCATGCCACGTACCCGGCGGGAATCCGCGAGGTGTGCGAGGTTCTGCCCGGAACCTGGCTGGTGGCCGCCCTCCGGGAGAACGCACCTGCCCTCATGCTCGTAGAATGCGGCGTCTCCGCGCTGTGGCTGGTGCTGGGCCTGGCGCTCCTCATGGTTGCTGGCCAGCTACGCTACCGGAGCGGCCGCACGGACCTGCTTTAG